The Manis javanica isolate MJ-LG chromosome 2, MJ_LKY, whole genome shotgun sequence genome contains a region encoding:
- the PDCD1LG2 gene encoding programmed cell death 1 ligand 2, whose amino-acid sequence MSTVSSHPVCGNLRRQPKETDKDACKQAWLGASACCSGLGSNFCFVLTVGLVGFCEAVCRKEKLVVLFSFVSLPEECCYILISIKDHVPSPANFEPGNEASSDSSFIHSDSSKEVYTVDYGSNVTLECYFDTGGHVELGDLRASFQKVENDTSLHSERATLLEEQLPLGKALFHIPRVQVKDTGQYRCLIIYGVAWDYKYLTLKVKGINLEEFRNTEVSLNSINGRKEGSIFS is encoded by the exons ATGTCTACTGTTTCAAGCCACccggtttgtggtaatttgcgaCGGCAGCCCAAGGAAACTGATAAGGATGCCTGT AAGCAGGCTTGGCTTGGAGCTTCTGCTTGTTGCAGTGGTCTAGGCagcaatttttgttttgttttgactgttGGTTTAGTTGGCTTCTGTGAGGCAGTCTGCCGCAAAGAGAAactggttgttttattttcttttgtatctttGCCTGAGGAGTGCTGCTACATCCTGAT ATCCATTAAAGACCATGTTCCTTCTCCTGCTAATTTTGAACCTGGGAATGAAGCCTCATCAGACAGCag CTTTATTCACAGTGACAGTTCCAAGGAAGTATACACAGTAGACTATGGCAGCAATGTGACCCTGGAGTGTTACTTTGACACTGGAGGTCATGTGGAACTTGGAGATTTAAGAGCCAGTTTTCAAAAGGTGGAAAATGATACATCCTTGCACAGTGAAAGAGCCACTTTGCTGGAAGAGCAGCTGCCCCTGGGGAAGGCATTATTCCACATCCCCAGAGTCCAAGTGAAGGATACGGGGCAGTACCGCTGCCTGATCATCTATGGAGTCGCCTGGGACTACAAGTACCTGACTCTGAAAGTCAAAG GCATCAACTTGGAGGAATTCCGGAACACTGAAGTTAGTCTAAATTCAATAAACGGGAGGAAAGAGGGTTCAATATTCTCATGA